Proteins from one methanogenic archaeon mixed culture ISO4-G1 genomic window:
- a CDS encoding S-adenosylmethionine synthetase, producing MPKKAKNIYVEGLNEIPTPMKKVEIVERKGIGHPDSVADALGEEVSRALCKMYIKEVGHVLHHNTDETQLAAGSAKPKFGGGHIIDPVYMLLVGRATTYIDDGKLIKDLPCKPTALAAARKYLKKTFPNLDVDSEVILDAKIGMGSDDLTGVYKTSGVLANDTSFGVGYAPYSITDRLTLETEHYINGAMKKKLPETGQDVKVMCSRIDNKVTMTIACAMVDKYIPDANHYQSAIEQMYDLVTDNALKIIGKEDIDFKLEINTGDNYKKGVYYLTCTGLSQEMGDDGSVGRGNRCNGLITPYRPMSMEATSGKNPITHIGKIYNVMSKLIAEDVAKKVTNDAEIRVRILSQIGKPVSQPLNCSVQIVLPEPEKCPKLKAWTKDAESIAFEWLDNVDKVSEMIINGKVKTF from the coding sequence ATGCCTAAAAAAGCAAAGAACATTTATGTGGAAGGTCTCAACGAGATCCCCACCCCCATGAAGAAGGTCGAGATCGTAGAGAGGAAAGGTATCGGACACCCTGATTCCGTTGCCGACGCTCTCGGAGAGGAGGTCTCAAGGGCCCTGTGCAAGATGTACATCAAGGAGGTAGGACACGTTCTCCACCACAACACCGACGAGACCCAGCTGGCCGCTGGTTCCGCGAAGCCCAAGTTCGGCGGCGGTCACATCATCGACCCCGTCTACATGCTCCTGGTCGGACGTGCAACCACATACATCGACGACGGCAAGCTCATCAAGGACCTGCCCTGCAAGCCCACAGCGCTCGCGGCCGCACGCAAGTACCTGAAGAAGACATTCCCCAACCTCGATGTCGACTCCGAAGTCATCCTCGACGCCAAGATCGGAATGGGATCCGACGACCTCACCGGAGTGTACAAGACATCCGGAGTCCTCGCCAACGACACATCCTTCGGAGTCGGATACGCACCCTACTCCATCACAGACAGGCTCACCCTCGAGACCGAGCACTACATCAACGGGGCCATGAAGAAGAAGCTCCCCGAGACCGGACAGGACGTCAAGGTCATGTGCTCCAGGATCGACAACAAGGTCACCATGACCATCGCATGCGCAATGGTCGACAAGTACATCCCCGACGCGAATCACTACCAGTCCGCCATCGAGCAGATGTACGACCTGGTCACCGACAACGCCCTGAAGATCATCGGAAAGGAAGACATCGACTTCAAGCTCGAGATCAACACCGGTGACAACTACAAGAAGGGAGTCTACTACCTGACCTGTACCGGACTCTCCCAGGAGATGGGAGACGACGGATCCGTCGGAAGGGGCAACAGGTGCAACGGTCTGATCACACCCTACAGGCCCATGTCCATGGAGGCCACCTCCGGAAAGAACCCCATCACCCACATCGGAAAGATCTACAACGTCATGTCCAAGCTCATCGCCGAGGACGTCGCCAAGAAGGTCACCAACGATGCCGAGATCAGGGTCAGGATCCTCTCGCAGATCGGAAAGCCTGTCTCTCAGCCTCTCAACTGCTCGGTGCAGATCGTCCTGCCCGAACCCGAGAAGTGCCCCAAGCTCAAGGCCTGGACGAAGGATGCCGAGTCCATCGCGTTCGAGTGGCTCGACAACGTCGACAAGGTCTCCGAGATGATCATCAACGGAAAGGTCAAGACCTTCTGA
- a CDS encoding XRE family transcriptional regulator translates to MSFPPATDIRKIRVGMDITQAELAARSGVGQSTIAKIERGKISASYDTVVRLFETLEDMRNDIGKGQVASDVCSRELLVVQVNDTVSTASELMRTTGFSQLPVFNHDKPVGSISEKDILQLIRGGVPLETVNNTLVSEIMGSSFPVVPSTTPVSTIAGMMGSYNAVLVSERGTIIGLVSNADMLKLI, encoded by the coding sequence ATGAGCTTCCCCCCGGCCACGGACATACGTAAGATCAGAGTGGGCATGGACATCACCCAAGCAGAACTTGCTGCCAGGTCCGGGGTGGGTCAGAGCACCATCGCTAAGATCGAGCGCGGAAAGATATCCGCCAGCTATGATACGGTGGTGAGGCTCTTCGAGACTCTTGAGGACATGAGGAACGACATCGGCAAGGGGCAGGTGGCCTCCGACGTGTGCTCCAGGGAGCTCCTCGTCGTGCAGGTCAACGATACCGTCAGCACCGCATCCGAACTGATGAGGACCACCGGTTTCTCGCAGCTCCCGGTATTCAATCACGATAAGCCGGTGGGCAGTATCTCGGAGAAGGACATCCTCCAGCTCATAAGGGGCGGGGTGCCGCTGGAGACCGTGAACAACACTCTGGTCAGCGAGATCATGGGCAGTTCGTTCCCCGTGGTACCGTCCACCACGCCCGTCTCGACGATAGCCGGGATGATGGGCAGTTACAACGCGGTCCTCGTATCGGAGAGGGGGACCATAATCGGATTGGTGTCGAACGCGGACATGCTCAAGCTGATCTGA
- a CDS encoding hydrolase TatD family — protein MIDAHLHGIEVVLEGYSDYDELDRMVSCVAKADEWDRQESIGDPRMVKCYGIHPWYAEDWTVETKKRLFDMLQADPGIHVGEIGLDSKRGKILGQTMVFIQQLEIAEYFKRVVSVHDVGCEKMVLDALKERRLGGVILHSYGSDSYVKPYSELGCYMSISPRILSRSDIRVKRLLDAIPEDLLLLETDSPACGKDFTGMRDFAERLGAIIDRSPEQLLDRAEENLRRLFP, from the coding sequence ATGATAGACGCACATCTCCACGGAATCGAGGTCGTTCTGGAGGGTTACTCCGATTACGATGAATTGGACCGCATGGTCTCATGCGTGGCGAAGGCCGACGAGTGGGACAGGCAGGAGTCCATCGGAGATCCAAGGATGGTCAAGTGCTACGGCATCCATCCGTGGTACGCGGAGGACTGGACGGTGGAGACCAAGAAGAGGCTCTTCGACATGCTCCAAGCAGATCCTGGAATTCACGTTGGGGAGATCGGGCTGGATTCCAAGCGCGGCAAGATCCTGGGTCAGACCATGGTGTTCATACAGCAGCTGGAGATCGCCGAATACTTCAAGAGGGTCGTTTCCGTGCATGACGTCGGATGCGAGAAGATGGTTCTGGATGCCCTGAAGGAGAGGAGGCTCGGAGGTGTCATTTTGCATTCGTACGGTTCCGACAGCTATGTCAAACCCTATTCGGAACTGGGCTGCTACATGTCCATATCCCCGAGGATACTGTCCAGGTCGGACATCAGGGTCAAGAGGCTGCTGGATGCGATCCCGGAGGATCTGCTGCTTCTGGAGACGGATTCGCCGGCATGCGGTAAGGATTTCACGGGAATGAGGGACTTCGCCGAGAGACTGGGAGCAATCATCGATAGGTCCCCGGAGCAGCTGCTGGACAGGGCGGAGGAGAACCTCAGGAGGCTGTTCCCATGA
- a CDS encoding ribulose-phosphate 3-epimerase Rpe → MTIVSPSMLSADFSRLGEELVRVEKAGADWAHLDVMDGAFVPNITFGPPVIKAVRKCSKITFDAHLMIQDPIRYIDAFADAGCDLITVHCEADGDIHGAIAKIKSKGLKAGISLNPETDVTALEEFLPEVDLVLVMTVHPGFGGQSFIADCVPKISWVKEWAVKNGKEILVSVDGGVNGATAVTCVDAGVDILVAGSYLFRMADMSPTIEKWHRMG, encoded by the coding sequence ATGACCATCGTATCCCCGTCGATGCTTTCGGCGGATTTTTCGAGGCTCGGAGAAGAGCTGGTCCGCGTGGAGAAGGCAGGCGCCGATTGGGCGCACCTCGACGTTATGGACGGAGCGTTCGTCCCGAACATAACCTTCGGTCCTCCCGTGATAAAGGCAGTCAGGAAGTGTTCGAAGATAACTTTCGACGCCCACCTTATGATCCAGGACCCCATCCGCTACATCGATGCATTCGCGGATGCGGGATGCGACCTGATCACGGTCCACTGCGAGGCCGACGGGGACATCCACGGTGCGATAGCCAAGATCAAGTCGAAGGGCCTCAAGGCGGGGATATCGCTGAACCCGGAGACCGACGTGACCGCGCTGGAGGAGTTCCTGCCGGAGGTCGACCTGGTCCTGGTCATGACCGTGCACCCGGGATTCGGCGGACAGTCGTTCATAGCCGATTGCGTGCCCAAGATCTCCTGGGTCAAGGAGTGGGCGGTCAAGAACGGGAAGGAGATCCTCGTATCCGTAGACGGAGGGGTCAACGGGGCGACCGCCGTCACATGTGTGGATGCCGGAGTGGACATCCTGGTCGCCGGATCGTATCTTTTCAGGATGGCCGACATGTCGCCGACCATCGAGAAATGGCACAGGATGGGGTGA
- a CDS encoding flap structure-specific endonuclease Fen — MGVNLSPIVTAKEIELEDLRGRTVAVDAYNTIFQFLSIIRQPDGKPLMDAEGRVTSHLSGILYRTANLIEAGIEPSFVFDGKPNELKAGTIEERIARREKAKREYEEALAEGDLKKAFSKAQQTARMTPEILETSKKLIDLMGLPVVQAPSDGEAQAAYMCGKGDVYAAASQDFDSILFGAPLLVRNLTISGRRKVPGKQLYRDVKTEIIDSKEMLSSLGVTREQLVDVCMMIGTDFNTGINGIGPKKGLKLIQKYGSLEKVMEDTDIDIPEYEEVREIFLNGPKSDDYDVKLRPLDREGILDLMNEYGFSEDRVNNVLNKIEAARKAESDRKKQRSLDAWF; from the coding sequence ATGGGAGTAAACCTATCCCCAATAGTCACGGCAAAGGAGATCGAGCTGGAGGACCTCCGCGGAAGGACCGTGGCGGTCGATGCTTACAATACGATTTTCCAGTTCCTATCCATAATCAGACAGCCCGACGGCAAGCCCCTCATGGATGCCGAGGGCCGCGTAACATCCCATCTCTCAGGCATACTCTACCGTACGGCCAATCTTATCGAGGCAGGTATCGAGCCGTCCTTCGTCTTCGACGGCAAGCCCAACGAGCTGAAGGCCGGCACCATCGAGGAGAGGATCGCCAGGAGGGAGAAGGCCAAGAGGGAGTACGAGGAGGCACTGGCCGAGGGCGATCTCAAGAAGGCGTTCTCCAAGGCGCAGCAGACCGCGAGGATGACCCCCGAGATTTTAGAGACATCGAAGAAGCTGATCGATCTGATGGGGTTGCCCGTGGTCCAGGCCCCCAGCGACGGAGAGGCCCAGGCCGCGTACATGTGCGGCAAGGGCGACGTTTACGCAGCAGCTTCGCAGGATTTCGATTCCATACTATTCGGGGCACCGCTGCTGGTCAGGAACCTCACGATCTCCGGAAGGAGGAAGGTCCCCGGGAAGCAGCTGTACAGGGATGTGAAGACGGAGATCATCGACTCCAAGGAGATGCTGTCGTCCCTGGGCGTGACCAGGGAGCAGCTGGTCGATGTGTGCATGATGATAGGCACCGACTTCAACACCGGTATCAACGGCATCGGGCCCAAGAAGGGACTGAAGCTGATCCAGAAGTACGGCAGCCTGGAGAAGGTCATGGAGGACACGGACATCGACATCCCTGAGTACGAAGAGGTCAGGGAGATATTCCTGAACGGTCCGAAGTCCGATGATTACGACGTCAAGCTTAGGCCGCTGGACAGGGAAGGAATCCTGGACCTCATGAACGAGTACGGTTTCTCGGAGGACAGGGTCAACAACGTTCTCAACAAGATCGAGGCCGCCAGGAAGGCCGAGTCCGACAGGAAGAAGCAGAGGTCCCTGGACGCGTGGTTCTGA
- a CDS encoding ThiF family protein encodes MKGMTERTSILIGPEGIEKLRNASVVLAGCGAVGGYALEGLVRAGVGRIRVVDHDVFSESNLNRQILSTTATVGRPKVEVACERARSINPDIEIEGIDTLVNEDTVPKILDGDFDLLVDAIDTLRCKTALLRYASEKGIPTFSSMGAALHMDTQAVRVAPLMKTSVCPLAASLRKSLRDCDTSRITAVYSVEPPVATPTDRDEHGKSVLGSLPTVPAVFGMTLANEAIKYILL; translated from the coding sequence ATGAAGGGGATGACCGAGAGGACGAGCATCCTGATAGGGCCTGAGGGTATCGAGAAGCTCAGGAACGCATCTGTCGTCCTTGCAGGATGCGGAGCGGTCGGAGGATATGCTCTGGAAGGTCTGGTCCGCGCCGGCGTCGGGAGGATCAGGGTCGTGGATCACGATGTGTTCTCGGAGAGCAATCTCAATCGTCAGATACTGTCGACGACGGCCACTGTCGGTAGGCCGAAGGTCGAGGTGGCATGCGAAAGAGCCAGATCGATAAATCCTGACATCGAGATCGAAGGCATCGACACCTTGGTCAACGAGGATACAGTTCCGAAGATCTTGGACGGAGACTTCGATCTCCTGGTGGATGCGATAGATACATTGCGCTGCAAGACAGCACTGCTGAGATACGCCTCAGAGAAGGGAATCCCGACGTTCTCGTCGATGGGTGCCGCGCTCCATATGGACACGCAGGCGGTGAGGGTCGCACCTCTGATGAAGACGAGCGTATGCCCTCTTGCGGCATCTCTCAGGAAGTCCCTGAGGGACTGCGACACATCGAGGATCACAGCAGTTTATTCAGTGGAACCTCCGGTTGCCACCCCCACTGACAGGGACGAGCATGGTAAGAGCGTACTCGGATCCCTGCCGACAGTTCCGGCGGTATTCGGCATGACGCTGGCCAACGAAGCTATCAAGTATATCCTGCTTTGA